The following nucleotide sequence is from Triticum dicoccoides isolate Atlit2015 ecotype Zavitan chromosome 7B, WEW_v2.0, whole genome shotgun sequence.
TGATCGAACTACTGGTGGGAATGAGATTCTTTTCCCCAACATTATCGTCTTATTGTTTTGAATCAAATATAccaaggccctgtttggatcagtGTTTCCGTTTCAAATACCTCCGAAAAAAATACATGCCTCGGTCGGTCGTTTTGTTTCCGGGTGGAAATTGCTCATCAGCCGGTAAGTTACACCTGTAAACAAAACACCTCCATATTATTTTACACCTAATCCAAGCGCGGCCCAAGGGGTAATTTGTTTAACGCGGTGCAAGGTTACATAACCAAGTAACATAAGCTCCTTAAAACCAGTAGTCATGTTGCAGACTTACATGCAAGTTTAACTTTTGTTCAGAAAATTTGTGTCAAGACTTGCTCAATCACTGAAAGTATCTATTTCACAGAAGAATTTATTGATGCAATTTCATGCGCAGTTCGACTATATCCATAAAAATAAAGGAAAATACACAAAGAAAGTATGTACATAAAGAATATATCTTGTTTAATCTCTGAAGTTTGACACACTACTTAATTCAACCAACAAACAAGCAAACTCAATCCATGACTATCTCCTTTTACACTACAAAGAAGTTTTCTATGGCTGTTTTGTATTGGGAAGTGGGTACTGGCAGTACTCATATAACCAAGTTACTCttcaaaatactccctccgttcggaattacttgtctcggaaatggatgtatctagaactaaaatacatctagatacatccatttctacgacaagtaattccgaacagagggagtaccatATAAAAGCTCATGAAAATAAGAACATTAATGTTTTTTTCTACCAAGCATAGTGACAAATGCATAGTAATTCATGGTTTGACAGGGCTAGTACCAAGTGCATAACTCAGAAAGGTTAGAGACTAGACCACAGGAGATGGATTTGCCTTGAAAAGAAAAACAACAGATTCTAAATAGAACGCGTAAGAAGCAATGTGAATTCATTGCTGATTAGCAAATCCTCATAGCTGAGATAAGCAAGACGCACCGTCAAATTGACTTCTCCACTACACATCATATTAGATATTTTCAGATGAATAGGACAGCAAAGAAACTATCTAGTGACATGGCAGGGTGCTTTTGAGCTTTTCTCAATATCTCAACTTGCTACCTCACACTTGAGGTTCCAAAAGGCGGAACGGCTAAGGGGGAGCGCCAATGAATGGCAGAAAACCTCATGCTTTGGAATCTAACAGAAGACAGGCCCCCTTTCTCTTTTGCTAAAGGGTGCAACTGCTCATAAAGAGAGATGCAGCATCTTCCCTCTGTCTCCTTTATACCGTAATGGCTTCTAGTTCTCTCTAGTTTCTACCTTTAGGTTTAGTCCAATCCAGGCAAAGACAATTTCATCATCCAGGGCCAATCAATCGTGTGATATATATGAGAGTTCTCTTGATCCAAGTAATGCACCTCCGGATTTGCATCGGCGGCTATTCAAATCAGCTGGCATCTGAGTCCAAATGTAAAAAGTGAACACACAGATCATCCCAACAAAAAATGGGAAAGTAGTTGTAAAAGATTTAAGTCTTCTACCTGCAAACATGCAAATTTCTTTCACCAGATAGATTTGATATCAAGCTCAAGCAGATTTAGCTGAGCAACACTAGAGCTAACTCGCAGGCATGCCGAGGTGCAATAAATGTTTATCTGAAAACGACTCTGCATCGGAAGACCGGCATTGGCACAGGATAGTGAAGCAGCAACATCCAAAGCTAACCACAAACCAGGCACACTATAATCCTCGCCCCCAAGAATGACGCCAAGTGTCACCCCACTGACACCCTACTATTAGTATACTCTGGACCGGACGTCCTACATTCCTGACATTCCTCCATACTCACATAGGCAGTGCATGAACACACACGAAAGAGCCATGAGAGGTAGAGGAGCAGAAGAAGACATATACACAGAATATGTAGGGAAACAGTAGCTACTACCTTCACGAATACCCCTTGCATGGTCTTTGTGGTGCAAGTCACAAGGCCACCTTGTTCATGAATTGTGTTTCCAACGGCACCGTTTATGAGGAGGCGGTTGGACGAGAAGGGAGCTGGGCCAGGCTGTGCGACGGATGTTGCGCGGTGCCAAGCGTGGTGTACTGCCGCGCCGACTCCGCGTACCTCTGCGCATCTTGTGATGCGCAGATCCACGCCGCAAACCGTGTGGCTTCACGCCATGAGCGTGTGCTTCTCTCCGAGGCGTACAAGCATGCACCAGTGGTGCTGGAATGTCATGCAGATGCTGCAGCGTTGTGCGCCGCCTATGAAGCACAGGTACACTACACAAACCTGCTTGCCGCGATGCACCAGCGCGTGCCCGTGGTATCACACCCGGCTGCAGCCATTCCAGCTGCTTCTTTATTTGCTGAGGCAGCAGCCACCCCTCCTGTCCTTGGCCGCAAGGAAGAGGATGCCTCTTGGCTGCTGCTCAGCAAAGATTCTGATAACCATAATCACAGTggtaacaacagcagcagcagcagcactagCAGATACTTTGGTGAAGTGGATCAGTACTTTGACCTTGTCGGGTACAATTCTTACTACGATAGCCGCATGAGCAACCAAGAGCAGTATGTGATGCAAGAACAACAACATCTGCAGCAGATGCAAAAGGAGTACGCGGAGCAGCAGATGCAAAAGGAGtacgtggagaaggaagggagcgaGTGCATAGTACCTTCACAGTCTGCAATTGTGAGTAGGCCACATCAGAGTGGTTATGCACCACTTGTAGGGGCAGAGCAGGCTGCCTCCGTGACTGCTGGGGTTAGTGCTTACACAGATTCCCTCAACAACAGCGTGAGTTCTTCTATTACTTTATGGCATTACAACTTACATGGCATGCTATAATTTCCTTAAACTAGAGTGCATGCATACTTCAGGTGGAAGACCATATGAAATAAAATGATAAGATCAGCCAGAGTACATTTTTTTCGGTGCAAGTGAAAGTGTGAAACATCGGTATTTAGTATTTCCTCACTTTTTTGGTTCTTTCTTCAACTTTTTCTACTTCTAGTTAGAGAACTTCAGCTGATTATTTCCAAAATGGAACTGCTGACATAGCCACTCCAAAGAGAAGTACACGACCCATGTCTAGGCAGATTAATGGATCAGTTCCTGTACTTTTAGACACAGAACAACCATGTCAGCTCTCAATCCATATGTAAACTCCGAAATTCTCTACCAACTAAAGAAGTATACAATTCATCTctaggaaagtaaactaattaaaatggAATTACTGTCATAGAAACTCTAAAGAAAGTTTAGGCAAAGTAATTGATTAGTCCGTGTACTTCTAGACATAGAATATTCAAGTTTTCTCAGTAACTAGAAGGTCACTCCATACACAAACTCTCAGATTATCTGCCAAGTAGAAGCTACGCTCTCTGTTTACCATTCTCTCTATACATACGGATCACTACATGAAAGAATATGAGATATCATTAGATATTTCATAATTAATAAGTCTAGTGTAGGTTTTATCCCTAAGCAGAGTTTACATAGTTCTATAGTCTAAACAGGGAAAAGGTTATACTACAAAGTTATGTACGTTCAACTAAATTAAACTCATTTACGTATCCATGAAGGATCTCAGCTGCAATATCAATATGATTGCACATTTTAAGTGACCATTTTCCGATTCCATCTCAGATATCTTTCTCCATGGAAGCGGGTATAGTACCGGACAATACGGTCCAGTCCAGCATCCTGAGACCTGCTGGAGCAATCGGTCTCTTCTCAAGTCCTTCACTTCAGACGCCACTGCACCTCAGCTCCAAGGAGAGAGAGGCCAGGGTCCTCAGgtacaaggagaagaagaagagcagaAAGTTTGAGAAGACCACACGTTATGCAACAAGGAAGGCGTATGCCGAAGCACGGCCAAGGATCAAGGGCCGCTTCGCCAAAAGATCAGATGCGGAAATGGAAGTGGACCAGACGTTCTCAACTGCAGCCCTATCTGACAGTAGCTACAGTACTGTCCCTTGGTTCTGATGAGGCATCGTATTAGCAtgtagacttaccagagtgataagGTACAGTATGAGTATTTCAAGCAAATCAATGCTCTGAATAATGGTTGGATATGTACAACTTAATCATAAGGCACCTTAGCACCTACGTTTTGATTTATAGTTTCAGATAGCACGTATGTGATGTTAGATACTTGCTCAGTCGCTTCAGTTACAAGTGAACAAAGAGCAGTATTAACTATCAAAATATGTAATGTAGCGTGCACATAGATAACTATGGGGCGCGTTGgatttttctctctttctttttgaCGAAAAGCAGCTAGCAGCTGATTTCATTGATGAAGGGAGGGTAATGTTACAAAGCAAATTTACAGCAAGAAAAAAGGATAATGCTGAAAAGGGTGCGGGGACCCGAAGACACAGCCGGACACCAAAGAACAAGAAGCCTAGCTAATCATGGTGGCTTGAATAGGTCTTCCAGCTAAAGATTGAACGGAACTGTAATTCACTCAACTCAAGGCTTGTTTTTGCTAATCCCCATCAACCAAACAAGGTTCTCACCTTGTTTCTGCTAACTAGCTTAGATTTAATGGAAGCAATGCTTGTTTCCTTATCAGATGACATATGAAAGATCATGGTTGATGTGTCCAGGTATTTAATTGCTTAATAACTATGATCATCCAACCTGATTGGAGTTTCACCGTAGGGGAAGTGATGACATCCTCACCACTTCTGCTCATCTGCTGATGTGTTTGTAGTCCACAAATTCCtcctaataaaataaataaacaactaGAGTATAAGAGTTTTAGGAGGGGGAGAACTGTCCGATAGAGATACAACATTTTTCTTGCATCCCCAACGCGCACAAAGGCCTACTTGATATTTCCAGAATGAAATGCACAATGCAAATTATAAACCAAAAGGCGCTCTCTCATTCTCAGATAGTTCTACGGTCCCCAAACCGAGCTCAAGGAAGGGGAGAGAAAACTAGAGTTTGGTTCCAACGCATTGGGCAAAGCCAACTCATCCAGGATTCTCTTGGGCAAACCAACAAGTTGGTTTCACTCGTTCCCCGTGCAATCTGTTTTTCTAGTGAACTGTAACAAGTCCAACAGATGCATCCTTCAAAGAACAGTACTGCAATTGTGGCCACATTAGCCATGAAAATTCTGATAAAGGCGGTAGGGGGTAAACCTTCATCGATATTGTACAGATGACTCTGAATCTCCGTACATCATCCTGTTCCTTTCCACCTTCAAAATCTACAAAAAGAGGAGAGGAGCATTGGTTGGTAGTAAGCAACAGGCAACGCTCTGTGAATGGAAGCAAAAAATAGGGCCCCCGACTTACCAAGGCATGAGGCGGTAGAAACCTAGAAACGAAGGAGGTAAGCTGTATGGAACTTCGTCCGTCGTTTCATGGAACCAGCGGAACTAAGATGAACACGCAATCAGTGCAATGTAAGGCGCGCGCCGGCGGTGCGTACCTCCTAACTTCCTCGGCACGGACGTACGGGGCGAGGGGGAGCGAACTGGCGGGAGACGTGCGGCGGCGGTCGCAACCCAAGTTGCCGCCGCGGCCTATGCCTGTCCATTCTGTTCTTCCAGAAGCGGTGGGATTgggccgcacgccgccgccgcggCGACGTTTCGGTTTCGAAGTGGGGCCCCTGTGAGGGAAAACGGGAGGCACGCCACGGCGGTCGCTAATCGTCTACCTGGGCCGACCAAAGATATTTTTTCccatttcttttccttttattcttttctatctattttatttaaaataactagtataaactagataataccccgcgcgttgctgtggAAATCGGTTGCAATATATTGCAATTAGATTTTTTTGACAAACTAAATTAGAATTGATTGGGTGTAATATAATATTTAGATTAATAACACGTGAACCAAATTTAAAATAGATACGGCTTATTATATTTGATTATGTATAATTGTAAAATACTTATTTAACATAAGTAGAATAATAGAATGAAAAATGTTtcccatgcatggttgcatgtggtGGTGGGTTTTTCCCCATGCATGATTGAATGTTGAGGTGGGCCTTATCCCATATATAATTATATggtgatgtgcttgcatgttgaaatAAGTAAGATAGTGGGGATCGGAAATCCAATTCGGCTCTTGGGAGCATATGCTCCTTTTTCAAatgtcaaaaaaaattgaaaaaaattagaAGTAATCATTGTCACACCAAAACGCTACCTGCAAATTTTTAGGAGGAAAGCTTAAGtattttgatctgacaaatgttgccTCCTAATGTTACACTTATTTTTGTTTTTTCACTGATGAATCATCGTCATTCCGTTTTGCATGAAAATTGGCAAGCACACTTGTTACACAAACAAGAACATCTACAGAAAATTCAGAAtttttaaattttatttactatttattttgaatttactgttcattaggGAGCATATGAACCCAAAGAGCCAAAATGGTCCTCCCGGTGAGGTGAACTTCTTAGGTATATGAGATATGTGCATGCAACACACATTGATAATAGACAAATATTAATTGCATGTACATATTAGTATGTAGGATATTATTGAAGAATTAGTATGTGATTAGCATTGACGGTAATATTTGATATGTAATTAATTGCACATTAAATATGTTGAGCACTCACCACTGAACTGAAGCAATTTAGGTCGGTGGGTTGTCCTGGTTTAATGATCGAGGTCAGTTAGATCTGCCTCTTTTTTTTTGGTTGACTTAGTTTGATGGTAGAGTGAATATTTTGCACCCTAGTCTTTATGTTGAGCGGTTTTCTTAAAGGCTTGGTGGATTTAGGGAATCTATTGGAGATACTCTAAGTACTGCAACCCACATTCCAATTGCAGTGGGAAATCTATCTATCATTAGTTATTACATTTTCCAGCCCGGAGATGATACAAGTACAACACATACAATTGGCTTCATTACAAATTCAATATGCGCGGACAAGACAAGTACAACACATATTAAGGTAAGCCAAAACCTTTTTCTTCATGAATAGTATAAAACAAACTTTTTTTCTGACATATATGTGGTGTGCTGCGTCGCTGATAAAGGTAATTAAGGTTTATACGTGTTCTTAATTACAAATAGTTATTTGCACCTCCATATGTGGTGTAGTGAACCCTTATTTTCCTCACGAATATAAAACCACTTCTTTTTTTTAACCACGTGACACATGTGGCAAGCAATCTAAACAATTAAAAAAACACttcttttctactccctctgtacctAAATATATGACGTTCTAGTAGGCTAGTTAGCCTACCAAACGTCGTATATTTAGGTtggagggagtaacatatgtggTGTGCAAGGTGTGCTAGTAAGGCAGTTAAGGTTCATGCAGTTTCTTAATTACAAATAACGTTTCATGTAGTCCTCCATCCTGGTGCAGCGAACCTCCGGGTAGAGTAGAGAAGCTTCCTCTCCATCCTCCTCTATATCAAAGTCTGTTGAGCAACCCTCATAAAAAATGTGGTGGAAGTGCCCCACCGCCATCTGATTTGTAATGTCCGTACCTTCATACAAGTAGAATAGTGTCAACTGTGAATTTGCTTGTCAATTGAGTAAACTTGTGTTTCAAGTATCCTAATAATTTCTATTTAACAATATAAAATATTTACCATCCTTGATTACAAATCTTAGATAGTAAAAAGTTAAACAATTGTTGAATGTGTAAAGCATAATGTAAAAACAAAAATCTTATGTAGAAGGGAGACATACTTAACGTATTTATTTAATTTGTGTTTGTTTATATGAGACCACCTACATGAGTTTGTAGATCAGTTTTTATCATGGCATGGCTATTAGTCTGAGTTTGAATTTTTTGGTCATGACCAATTTAGTTTTGTAATTATCACCTAACTAATTTAAATAGTTTCTTATATATGTATACCAATGGTGAAGTTTGACTACACAATTTTGAAAACAACATCTCTTCTGAATGGAGGTAACATTAAGTAATTTGATATTATAACTTATTGAAGTGGATGAAATCTGGCATTTAGTAATATTTTGTAATTCCACATTTCCTCAAGATAATTTTCTCCAATGATCTAAAGATCACAATAAGAACATGTTATACAATGGTTTATCTTTTCATGTTAGCGCTGGCAATTAATGATTGTTATATTGAAAGAAAATATGTGGTGATTGAAATAACAAGAAAACTGGAAATGACTTCCTGTGGACAAGAGGATAACATGTGTTTTTAGGTGGTAAAAGAGCATTCCTTCAAGAGAAGTGTAACATAATGCCATTGTATATTACCTAAGATAATTTTCTCTTACGATGATATTTTTTTGTAGAACTTTGTACATGGTAAAAACAATTGAGCGCTCATAATGCCATTGTACCTACTAATTATGTGTGTTTTATTGTATTTCTCAAAAAATGTAAAAGGATAA
It contains:
- the LOC119340232 gene encoding zinc finger protein HD1-like isoform X1 — its product is MNCVSNGTVYEEAVGREGSWARLCDGCCAVPSVVYCRADSAYLCASCDAQIHAANRVASRHERVLLSEAYKHAPVVLECHADAAALCAAYEAQVHYTNLLAAMHQRVPVVSHPAAAIPAASLFAEAAATPPVLGRKEEDASWLLLSKDSDNHNHSGNNSSSSSTSRYFGEVDQYFDLVGYNSYYDSRMSNQEQYVMQEQQHLQQMQKEYAEQQMQKEYVEKEGSECIVPSQSAIVSRPHQSGYAPLVGAEQAASVTAGVSAYTDSLNNSISFSMEAGIVPDNTVQSSILRPAGAIGLFSSPSLQTPLHLSSKEREARVLRYKEKKKSRKFEKTTRYATRKAYAEARPRIKGRFAKRSDAEMEVDQTFSTAALSDSSYSTVPWF
- the LOC119340232 gene encoding zinc finger protein HD1-like isoform X2 translates to MNCVSNGTVYEEAVGREGSWARLCDGCCAVPSVVYCRADSAYLCASCDAQIHAANRVASRHERVLLSEAYKHAPVVLECHADAAALCAAYEAQVHYTNLLAAMHQRVPVVSHPAAAIPAASLFAEAAATPPVLGRKEEDASWLLLSKDSDNHNHSGNNSSSSSTSRYFGEVDQYFDLVGYNSYYDSRMSNQEQYVMQEQQHLQQMQKEYAEQQMQKEYVEKEGSECIVPSQSAIVSRPHQSGYAPLVGAEQAASVTAGISFSMEAGIVPDNTVQSSILRPAGAIGLFSSPSLQTPLHLSSKEREARVLRYKEKKKSRKFEKTTRYATRKAYAEARPRIKGRFAKRSDAEMEVDQTFSTAALSDSSYSTVPWF